One Kineococcus aurantiacus genomic window carries:
- a CDS encoding DUF6519 domain-containing protein — protein MKADISADTFRPERHFDAVVIGQGQVLLDSDFNEQHAIDRDRHRTTVTDVVGSSGAPRSGGGFAVTVAPDGRDLLLGRGHFHVDGVLCRNDPPTVGADVASTTSLTVEQAAPDGVPFASGQWVHVVVAGVETLAQVGAVAGRSLTLTSPVAALTGQTRTAVIPVRSFRHQPHRLPLDPFDPTAPLTAGAHRVELDVWDRHVSAVEDPSIREVALGDADGATRLQTVWQVRLTHAGPAGGGSCAVPAGPAKGRLIASTEPGLPTDDPCELPDEAGFRGLENQLYRVEVHEVGSPGVVLKWQRDNASTASRVTTLGAVLRLETVGTDDVLGFAAATYVEVTDDALELEHRGGDLLEVLDPPDADRTLRLAAAPTRAAAAHNPKARRWDGRLTIDPTLSATERTRVLERGLQITLEPGDFTPGDYWLIPARTADSAGGGTIVWPSDAGEWLAQEPHGIRRHTASLALVDATATAFTRSRECRLTFPPLSAITADDVSVTWPDAGVDTVQDALDALRGRASGTGACTAVAVPGPGWESVFAAIPPGADAQVCFPVGDYPTPAPVVVADRGHLVLHGAGPGATLTGAAETVLAFERCASVTVERLTVRSGGAAASHLRGALDFTGCTATVRDAVLANAVVDARQGCCLRTTGGSLTVETTTFQVGDRQIGVLAVDATTVTVSSNRFHTGARSAHGSGLGSLTPRERLDARRLLFADLRPVKATGSRVAVEVGNQSLSFATPSAAMSTWANVLEPRYPSMRRFQRAVDRILRAVLAGNPVTGTAALTDLLVHRVVDRRTTVMSQAVVVAGEEVGEVLISGNDIQDAVQGIHVAASRREPRGAGVCSVRRAAVTGNRVRVVVPPEGARGRHGIFVGNADHVRITDNDVSVHTRVDDDRLATEGLRVHGYVARTLVVRDNVVDSPGGIALFLLQRPTKQPVRRMYAVEDNFVTAVGAPIVVRGLLKDHVVFRGNQPGPKDTPLNV, from the coding sequence ATGAAGGCTGACATCTCGGCGGACACCTTCCGGCCCGAACGGCACTTCGACGCCGTCGTGATCGGTCAGGGGCAGGTGCTCCTCGACAGCGACTTCAACGAGCAGCACGCCATCGACCGCGACCGCCACCGGACCACCGTGACCGACGTCGTCGGGTCCTCCGGGGCGCCGAGGTCCGGTGGAGGGTTCGCCGTCACCGTCGCGCCCGACGGCCGCGACCTGCTGCTCGGGCGCGGGCACTTCCACGTCGACGGCGTCCTGTGCCGCAACGACCCGCCCACCGTGGGTGCCGATGTCGCCTCGACGACGTCGCTCACCGTCGAACAGGCCGCCCCGGACGGCGTGCCGTTCGCATCGGGGCAGTGGGTCCACGTGGTGGTCGCCGGAGTGGAGACGCTGGCCCAGGTCGGCGCCGTGGCGGGCCGGTCGCTCACGCTGACGTCACCGGTCGCCGCGCTCACCGGGCAGACCCGGACGGCGGTCATCCCCGTGAGGTCCTTCCGCCACCAGCCGCACCGGCTCCCGCTGGACCCGTTCGACCCCACCGCCCCGCTCACCGCCGGGGCGCACCGGGTCGAGCTCGACGTGTGGGACCGTCACGTGTCCGCCGTCGAGGACCCCTCCATCCGGGAGGTCGCGCTCGGCGACGCCGACGGCGCCACCCGTCTGCAGACGGTCTGGCAGGTGCGGCTCACGCACGCCGGCCCGGCCGGCGGGGGCAGCTGCGCCGTCCCGGCCGGACCCGCGAAGGGCCGGTTGATCGCGTCCACGGAGCCCGGCCTCCCGACCGACGACCCGTGCGAGCTCCCCGACGAGGCGGGGTTCCGCGGCCTGGAGAACCAGCTGTACCGGGTGGAGGTGCACGAGGTCGGTTCTCCCGGCGTGGTCCTCAAGTGGCAGCGCGACAACGCCAGTACGGCCAGCCGGGTGACGACGCTCGGTGCGGTCCTGCGGCTGGAGACCGTCGGGACCGACGACGTCCTGGGGTTCGCCGCGGCGACGTACGTCGAGGTCACCGACGACGCGCTCGAACTGGAGCACCGGGGCGGTGACCTGCTGGAGGTCCTCGACCCGCCGGACGCTGACCGGACCCTGCGCCTCGCGGCAGCGCCCACCCGTGCCGCCGCCGCACACAACCCCAAGGCGCGCCGGTGGGACGGGCGGCTGACCATCGACCCGACGCTCTCCGCGACAGAGCGCACTCGGGTGCTCGAGCGCGGCCTGCAGATCACCCTGGAGCCGGGTGACTTCACGCCTGGTGACTACTGGCTGATCCCGGCCCGCACCGCGGACAGCGCCGGTGGAGGCACGATCGTCTGGCCGAGCGACGCCGGGGAGTGGCTGGCGCAGGAGCCGCACGGCATCCGCCGGCACACGGCGTCCCTCGCGCTCGTCGACGCGACCGCGACCGCGTTCACCCGCTCCCGGGAGTGTCGGCTCACCTTCCCGCCGTTGAGCGCGATCACGGCGGACGACGTCTCGGTCACCTGGCCCGACGCGGGCGTCGACACCGTCCAGGACGCGCTCGACGCGCTGCGCGGACGGGCGAGCGGGACGGGGGCGTGCACCGCGGTCGCCGTGCCCGGTCCAGGGTGGGAGAGCGTTTTCGCTGCGATCCCGCCGGGGGCCGACGCCCAGGTGTGCTTCCCGGTGGGTGACTACCCGACCCCCGCGCCGGTGGTCGTCGCGGACCGGGGACACCTCGTGCTGCACGGCGCTGGGCCGGGTGCCACGCTCACCGGCGCCGCGGAGACCGTGCTCGCGTTCGAACGGTGCGCCTCGGTGACCGTGGAGCGGCTGACCGTCCGGTCGGGAGGTGCGGCCGCGTCGCACCTGCGCGGTGCGCTGGACTTCACCGGGTGCACCGCGACGGTCCGGGACGCGGTCCTGGCGAACGCGGTGGTGGACGCCCGGCAGGGGTGCTGCCTCCGGACGACGGGCGGTTCCCTGACGGTGGAGACGACGACGTTCCAGGTCGGGGACCGGCAGATCGGTGTGCTGGCCGTCGACGCCACGACCGTGACGGTGTCCTCCAACCGCTTCCACACCGGCGCGAGGTCCGCGCACGGGTCTGGTCTCGGGTCGCTCACGCCGCGCGAGCGCCTCGACGCACGGAGGCTGCTGTTCGCCGACCTGCGTCCCGTCAAGGCCACGGGGTCCCGCGTCGCCGTCGAGGTGGGCAACCAGAGCCTGTCCTTCGCGACCCCCTCCGCGGCGATGAGCACCTGGGCGAACGTCCTGGAACCTCGGTACCCCTCGATGCGCCGGTTCCAGCGGGCGGTGGACCGGATCCTGCGGGCTGTCCTCGCCGGGAACCCCGTCACCGGGACTGCCGCCCTCACCGACCTCCTCGTCCACCGGGTCGTCGACCGGCGGACGACGGTGATGTCCCAGGCCGTCGTCGTCGCCGGCGAGGAGGTGGGTGAGGTTCTGATCAGCGGGAACGACATCCAGGACGCCGTCCAGGGGATCCACGTCGCAGCCAGCCGCCGTGAACCACGGGGCGCCGGCGTGTGCAGCGTGCGCCGGGCGGCGGTGACCGGGAACCGGGTCCGGGTGGTGGTGCCGCCCGAGGGGGCCCGCGGCCGGCACGGGATCTTCGTGGGGAACGCCGACCACGTCCGCATCACGGACAACGACGTCAGCGTGCACACCCGGGTCGACGACGACCGCCTCGCCACCGAAGGCCTGCGGGTCCACGGGTACGTCGCCCGCACCCTGGTGGTGCGGGACAACGTCGTCGACTCACCCGGCGGCATCGCGCTGTTCCTGCTGCAGCGTCCGACGAAGCAGCCGGTGAGGCGCATGTACGCGGTGGAGGACAACTTCGTCACCGCTGTCGGCGCCCCGATCGTGGTACGAGGTCTGCTCAAAGACCACGTGGTGTTCCGGGGCAACCAGCCCGGCCCCAAGGACACCCCGCTCAACGTGTGA
- a CDS encoding GDP-mannose 4,6-dehydratase, producing the protein MPRALITGITGQDGTYLGELLTRKGYQVYGMVRGQNNPRAAVVKELVPSVRMVSGDLCDLSSIVHVVEKAAPDEVYNLAAVSFVGLSWKQPALTVDVTGTGVLRVLEALRMYTGGEMSRIRFYQASSSEMFGKVNRVPQDESTPFHPRSPYGVAKAFGHHITVNYRESYGAYACSGILFNHESPRRGYEFVTRKITRAVARIRLGLQDHVVLGNLDAERDWGYAGDYTCAMWRMLQQDEPDDYVVATGESHSVRELLDVAFARVGIHDWAARNYVLQDPKHMRPAEVDHLVGDASKARERLDWKPTVSFAQLIEGMVDVDLSLERAAAERRE; encoded by the coding sequence GTGCCGCGCGCTCTGATAACGGGGATAACAGGTCAGGACGGTACTTACCTCGGAGAACTCCTGACGCGGAAGGGCTACCAGGTCTACGGCATGGTGAGGGGCCAGAACAACCCACGCGCAGCCGTCGTCAAGGAGCTCGTCCCATCGGTTCGCATGGTGAGCGGTGACCTCTGCGACTTGTCCTCGATCGTTCACGTCGTCGAGAAGGCAGCGCCGGACGAGGTCTACAACCTGGCTGCCGTCAGCTTCGTCGGGCTCTCGTGGAAGCAGCCGGCGTTGACGGTCGACGTGACAGGCACAGGAGTGCTGCGTGTACTGGAAGCGCTGCGGATGTACACCGGGGGCGAGATGTCGCGCATCCGCTTCTACCAGGCATCCAGCTCTGAGATGTTCGGCAAGGTGAACCGGGTTCCTCAGGACGAGAGCACGCCGTTCCACCCGCGGTCACCGTACGGCGTTGCGAAGGCCTTCGGGCACCACATCACCGTGAACTACAGGGAGTCTTACGGAGCCTACGCCTGCAGCGGGATCCTCTTCAATCACGAGAGCCCACGGCGCGGTTACGAGTTCGTCACGCGGAAGATCACGCGCGCGGTCGCGCGGATACGTCTCGGACTCCAGGACCACGTGGTCCTGGGCAATCTCGACGCCGAGCGGGACTGGGGCTACGCAGGCGACTACACGTGTGCGATGTGGCGGATGCTGCAGCAGGACGAGCCGGACGACTACGTCGTCGCCACGGGGGAGTCGCACTCCGTTCGAGAACTGCTCGACGTCGCCTTCGCTCGTGTGGGGATCCACGACTGGGCGGCGCGCAACTACGTGCTGCAGGATCCCAAGCACATGCGTCCTGCCGAGGTCGATCACCTGGTGGGCGATGCGTCCAAAGCCCGCGAGCGCTTGGACTGGAAGCCGACTGTCTCGTTCGCGCAGTTGATCGAGGGGATGGTCGATGTCGACCTGTCCCTGGAGCGGGCTGCTGCGGAGCGACGTGAGTAG
- a CDS encoding aromatic acid exporter family protein, whose protein sequence is MTASRRLPRRTRLPGAWLSLAARVRPTLATTTRLTTAAVLAYLLTLQVTDGPVDLTGALTALLVIQASARASLRMGLVRVGAVVTGVLVAVALSAWSGLTWWSLGLAIAVSLLLAAALRLGAQALETPISAMLVLAVGGQEVAAETRIVTTLVGAGVGMAFNLLLPPPVPTREAVAAVASVAEEQADCLLAASVSMAAHPISRVEVADWLARARRADDAAAEAAELLGTVRDVRRLNPRALRAPDLEPSLSTGLEALERSAWAVRSLFAVVLDEAPQDRGGREGGHADPHDDGYGEEARQAFAVALAEVALCLQTFGALVQAEAAGTEEEVRRTLAGSLEAAGEARAILAELLFVDPRAETSLWLLRGTILTALHRVLAPLDLEERARAREAHPSTGARLAFEPLVRAVLPPGRRRRWPRLRRRAR, encoded by the coding sequence GTGACCGCATCCCGCAGGCTGCCGCGCCGCACCCGCCTGCCCGGCGCGTGGCTCTCGCTGGCGGCGCGGGTGCGCCCGACGCTGGCCACGACGACCCGGCTCACCACGGCCGCCGTTCTGGCCTACCTGCTGACGCTGCAGGTCACCGACGGTCCCGTCGACCTCACCGGGGCGCTGACGGCGCTGCTGGTCATCCAGGCCTCGGCCCGCGCCAGCCTGCGCATGGGCCTGGTCCGGGTGGGTGCGGTCGTCACCGGCGTCCTGGTCGCGGTGGCCCTGTCCGCCTGGAGCGGGCTGACCTGGTGGAGCCTGGGGCTGGCGATCGCCGTCTCCCTGCTGCTGGCGGCTGCGCTGCGGTTGGGGGCGCAGGCGCTGGAGACCCCCATCAGCGCGATGCTGGTGCTCGCCGTCGGCGGGCAGGAGGTCGCCGCCGAGACCCGCATCGTCACCACCCTCGTCGGCGCCGGCGTGGGGATGGCCTTCAACCTGCTGCTGCCGCCGCCGGTGCCGACGCGGGAGGCGGTCGCGGCCGTCGCCTCGGTCGCCGAGGAGCAGGCCGACTGCCTGCTGGCCGCCAGCGTCTCCATGGCCGCGCACCCCATCAGCCGCGTCGAGGTCGCCGACTGGCTGGCCCGGGCGCGCCGGGCCGACGACGCCGCCGCCGAGGCCGCCGAGCTGCTGGGCACCGTGCGGGACGTGCGGCGCCTGAACCCCCGGGCTCTGCGCGCTCCCGACCTCGAACCCAGCCTGAGCACCGGGCTGGAGGCGCTGGAGCGCAGCGCGTGGGCCGTGCGCAGCCTGTTCGCCGTGGTGCTGGACGAGGCGCCGCAGGACCGGGGCGGGCGCGAGGGCGGCCACGCGGACCCGCACGACGACGGGTACGGCGAGGAGGCCCGGCAGGCCTTCGCGGTCGCCCTGGCCGAGGTGGCGCTGTGCCTGCAGACCTTCGGCGCGCTGGTGCAGGCCGAGGCCGCCGGGACCGAGGAGGAGGTGCGCCGCACGCTCGCCGGCAGCCTCGAGGCGGCCGGTGAGGCGCGCGCGATCCTGGCCGAGCTGCTTTTCGTCGACCCGCGGGCGGAGACCTCGTTGTGGTTGCTGCGCGGGACGATCCTCACCGCGCTGCACCGGGTGCTGGCTCCCCTGGACCTGGAGGAGCGGGCCCGCGCGCGCGAGGCGCACCCCTCCACCGGGGCCCGGCTCGCCTTCGAGCCGCTGGTCCGGGCCGTCCTGCCGCCGGGGCGCCGTCGCCGCTGGCCGCGGCTGCGCCGGCGTGCCCGGTGA
- a CDS encoding nucleotide disphospho-sugar-binding domain-containing protein, translating to MRITILAMGSRGDVQPAAVLGAELVHRGHDVVLATTDDLAHFGEAVGLPVVPFGFDMRAFLRSDQGQEFLRNSDVHEYLAGFVAMKTTHARVMHPAMVRACADADVIVSNTLLLDEASCLAEAGGAAVVALHHAPRRSNSRFPSFMLTRRRVPRPLNRATHALYARWEWKATASCTNAFRRSLGLPPTSVPLARRLAAVGALELQAYGAALVPELVSWSPRFPLTGPVVPTPEQRERWGEATWDADLEAWLGAGDPPVFFGFGSMPVADPAALFTLVQGVCRELGVRGLVGAGWTDLAAADATDRVRVVGPVDHTLLLPRCAAAVHHGGAGTTAASVGAGLPTVVCAVAFDQPFWGRRVQDLGIGTWFPFRELTAAKLIEALRRVLTGQTAERARTVGAALREEDGTQAAATEIELVPSPRRSSGSAARSPVQAGRRVPAPSASHEEP from the coding sequence GTGCGCATCACCATCCTGGCCATGGGTTCCCGTGGCGACGTCCAGCCGGCTGCCGTGCTCGGGGCCGAACTGGTCCACCGCGGGCACGACGTGGTGCTGGCCACCACGGACGACCTCGCGCACTTCGGGGAGGCCGTCGGGTTGCCGGTGGTCCCGTTCGGCTTCGACATGCGCGCCTTCCTGCGCTCGGACCAGGGCCAGGAGTTCCTCCGGAACTCCGACGTGCACGAGTACCTGGCGGGTTTCGTGGCGATGAAGACCACCCACGCGCGGGTCATGCACCCGGCGATGGTCCGGGCCTGCGCGGACGCGGACGTCATCGTGTCGAACACCCTGCTGCTGGACGAGGCGTCGTGCCTGGCCGAGGCCGGCGGCGCCGCCGTCGTCGCGCTGCACCACGCCCCGCGACGGTCCAACTCCCGCTTCCCGTCGTTCATGCTGACCCGGCGCCGCGTTCCCCGGCCGCTCAACCGCGCGACCCACGCCCTGTACGCCCGCTGGGAGTGGAAGGCCACCGCCTCGTGCACCAACGCGTTCCGCCGCTCCCTGGGCCTGCCCCCCACCTCGGTCCCGCTCGCCCGGCGCCTGGCGGCGGTCGGCGCGCTGGAACTGCAGGCCTACGGGGCGGCGCTGGTGCCGGAACTGGTCTCGTGGTCGCCGCGCTTCCCCCTCACCGGGCCCGTCGTGCCGACGCCGGAGCAGCGGGAGCGGTGGGGCGAGGCGACGTGGGACGCGGACCTGGAGGCGTGGCTCGGGGCGGGCGACCCGCCGGTGTTCTTCGGGTTCGGCAGCATGCCGGTCGCCGACCCCGCCGCCCTGTTCACCCTGGTGCAGGGCGTGTGCCGGGAACTGGGGGTCCGGGGTCTGGTGGGGGCCGGGTGGACCGACCTCGCCGCGGCCGACGCGACCGACCGCGTCCGGGTCGTCGGGCCGGTGGACCACACGCTCCTGCTGCCACGGTGCGCGGCGGCGGTCCACCACGGCGGCGCGGGCACGACGGCGGCCTCCGTGGGCGCCGGGCTGCCGACGGTCGTCTGCGCCGTCGCCTTCGACCAGCCGTTCTGGGGACGGCGCGTGCAGGACCTCGGCATCGGCACCTGGTTCCCGTTCCGGGAGCTGACCGCCGCGAAGCTGATCGAGGCCCTCCGCCGGGTGCTGACCGGGCAGACCGCCGAGCGCGCCCGGACGGTCGGCGCCGCCCTGCGGGAGGAGGACGGCACGCAGGCCGCGGCGACGGAGATCGAGCTGGTGCCGAGCCCCCGGCGGTCCTCCGGGTCGGCCGCGCGATCGCCGGTGCAGGCCGGTCGACGGGTCCCCGCGCCGTCCGCCTCCCACGAGGAACCCTGA
- a CDS encoding peptidase, which produces MRGKITAAAAAIVAVAGITGAGAASASTSTSAPAVPTATTIHFARGATSAHVAGRVVAGGDRRYTFAARAGQTATFHLARSTSAMTWTLVGPTGPSVHDAHSPRQSDFTYRLPTTGTYYVDIVSTRAASYDLSVSIPATTGAPTGTTTIQQTGDATSTAGQEIRFAPGSTAVRVAGGVGTTETAHFRFDAVAGQRATVGLEDITPEGTWTLVAPDGSPLHTAMTEQQGRATVTLPQTGTYRLDVHSPSGSTFTLSLSIPRH; this is translated from the coding sequence ATGCGTGGAAAGATCACCGCCGCCGCCGCCGCCATCGTCGCCGTCGCCGGGATCACCGGTGCCGGCGCTGCGTCGGCCTCGACGTCCACCTCCGCGCCCGCCGTCCCGACGGCGACGACGATCCACTTCGCCCGCGGGGCGACCTCGGCCCACGTGGCCGGCCGCGTCGTCGCCGGCGGGGACCGGCGGTACACGTTCGCCGCCCGCGCCGGGCAGACCGCCACGTTCCACCTGGCGCGCAGCACCTCGGCGATGACCTGGACGCTGGTCGGGCCGACCGGGCCGTCGGTGCACGACGCGCACAGCCCGCGCCAGAGCGACTTCACCTACCGCCTGCCCACCACCGGCACGTACTACGTCGACATCGTCTCCACCCGCGCCGCCAGCTACGACCTGTCGGTCTCCATCCCGGCCACCACCGGTGCGCCCACGGGGACGACCACGATCCAGCAGACCGGGGACGCCACCTCCACGGCCGGGCAGGAGATCCGCTTCGCCCCCGGCAGCACGGCGGTGCGGGTCGCCGGCGGTGTGGGCACCACCGAGACGGCGCACTTCCGCTTCGACGCCGTCGCCGGTCAGCGCGCCACGGTCGGGCTGGAGGACATCACACCCGAGGGGACCTGGACGCTGGTGGCCCCGGACGGTTCTCCGCTGCACACGGCCATGACCGAGCAGCAGGGTCGGGCGACGGTCACGCTGCCGCAGACGGGGACCTACCGCCTGGACGTGCACTCGCCCTCGGGCAGCACCTTCACGCTGTCGCTGTCCATCCCGCGCCACTGA
- a CDS encoding SRPBCC family protein, with product MPVLIEVVTVIHAPPAVVFDLELDVDVHTASLAGSGETATTSTGLRRLHLDDEVTLHARHLGLPWRTTSRVTAYDRPHRFVDEQTRGPFRALHHEHLFDDLTSGGTRMTDRMSITAPAGALGDVVAHLLLAPYLRRLLQRRGSHVKAVAEAGREHPA from the coding sequence GTGCCCGTGCTGATCGAGGTCGTCACCGTCATCCACGCCCCACCCGCCGTCGTCTTCGACCTGGAACTGGACGTCGACGTTCACACCGCCTCCCTCGCCGGCAGCGGTGAGACGGCCACCACCAGCACCGGCCTGCGCCGGCTCCACCTCGACGACGAGGTAACCCTCCACGCCCGCCACCTCGGACTGCCCTGGCGCACGACCAGCCGCGTCACCGCCTACGACCGCCCGCACCGCTTCGTCGACGAGCAGACCCGCGGCCCCTTCCGCGCCCTGCACCACGAGCACCTCTTCGACGACCTCACGTCGGGAGGGACCCGCATGACCGACCGCATGAGCATCACCGCCCCCGCGGGCGCCCTCGGCGACGTCGTCGCCCACCTGCTGCTCGCGCCGTACCTGCGCCGGCTCCTGCAACGACGCGGGAGTCACGTCAAGGCTGTCGCCGAGGCAGGCCGAGAGCACCCCGCCTGA
- a CDS encoding SdpI family protein — MGAVVSAAWGLVVLAGLLLVMARAVHSRGLERNGLMGVRTKATMHCDECWRLAHRAAEPGLRRAGWVAAVAVVVCVVLAVVSSGRSWGEVVTVTAFGVSYIAVVGVLLQAAVAAGRAARALHPRR; from the coding sequence GTGGGAGCTGTCGTCTCGGCCGCGTGGGGCTTGGTGGTGCTCGCGGGGCTGCTGCTGGTCATGGCCCGGGCCGTCCACTCCAGGGGACTGGAGCGCAACGGCCTGATGGGTGTGCGTACCAAGGCGACGATGCACTGCGATGAGTGCTGGCGGCTGGCTCACCGGGCGGCGGAGCCGGGCCTGCGTCGTGCCGGCTGGGTCGCGGCGGTGGCTGTGGTGGTGTGCGTGGTGCTCGCCGTGGTCAGCTCCGGGCGTTCGTGGGGCGAGGTGGTGACCGTGACGGCTTTCGGGGTCAGCTACATCGCCGTGGTGGGAGTGCTGCTGCAGGCTGCGGTGGCGGCTGGTCGAGCCGCGCGGGCGTTGCACCCGCGTCGCTGA
- a CDS encoding methyltransferase domain-containing protein, which produces MTAAVGQRALAWCGAWNQAHPWDHNAHHHGWIERHLPSHLNAALDVGCGTGDLVRRLSRRASHVTGLDADPASIDTARRLSHEQHNVDFRCEDLLTADLPSGYDAITALAVLHHVPFEPALVRLRDLLTPGGTLIVLGVYREETPSDYLLSAAAVPANLVMGTAKTRQRRSAQRPLAMTAPTAPTTTTLREVREVAHRQTPGAALRRHLFWRYSLRYTAPLHVGR; this is translated from the coding sequence GTGACGGCAGCGGTCGGTCAGCGCGCCTTGGCCTGGTGCGGTGCGTGGAACCAGGCGCACCCCTGGGACCACAACGCCCACCACCACGGCTGGATCGAGCGGCACCTGCCCTCCCACCTCAACGCTGCCCTAGATGTCGGCTGCGGCACCGGCGACCTGGTCCGCCGCCTCTCCCGACGCGCCAGCCACGTCACCGGTCTTGACGCCGACCCTGCCAGCATCGACACCGCACGACGCCTCTCCCACGAGCAGCACAACGTCGACTTCCGCTGCGAGGACCTGCTCACCGCCGACCTGCCCAGCGGGTACGACGCGATCACCGCCCTGGCGGTACTGCACCACGTGCCCTTCGAGCCGGCACTGGTCCGACTGCGGGACCTCCTGACCCCAGGCGGCACGCTGATCGTCCTGGGCGTCTACCGCGAAGAGACTCCCTCGGACTACCTGCTCAGCGCTGCTGCCGTCCCTGCCAACCTCGTGATGGGCACAGCGAAGACGCGCCAACGTCGATCCGCCCAGCGCCCCCTCGCGATGACCGCACCCACCGCCCCCACCACCACGACCCTGCGCGAGGTCCGCGAGGTCGCGCACCGGCAGACGCCAGGGGCCGCCCTGCGCCGGCACCTGTTCTGGCGCTACTCACTGCGCTACACCGCTCCGCTCCACGTCGGTCGGTGA
- a CDS encoding alpha/beta hydrolase family protein, with amino-acid sequence MRSTRASGVLIVLALTLQGAALLSAPAAPVLAATPITPTTPSTPPVQRQLHDPPAREDLPHRSTETTVSTAAGALAATVLQPETSGAVPGVVLIAGSGAGSRTSLAHVATAFARRGIAVPTYDKDLSAYTPFSRDHAALGRDAAAAAVVLRQRSGVDPTRVGVWGISEGGWVAAADPAIAFAVMVSAPTVTPGQQLEHTIARFLHEHGLGAVRRPLTLHLALGRRVVDHTTCTPPLAQVRQPVLAIFGAEDATVPINTAVAILAQELSTAPAIAVLAGVGHDLTTSPAAVERAGTWMHHPDQERSFDTSVSQGVPVVAMPDPSPATAALLHGANLLMLAGLGLAVVTGLGRALDRLTAARLGAARLSTAPRNASQEAT; translated from the coding sequence GTGAGGAGCACCCGCGCCAGCGGCGTCCTCATCGTGCTGGCCCTCACCCTGCAGGGCGCCGCACTGCTCAGCGCTCCTGCGGCACCCGTGCTGGCGGCCACGCCGATCACGCCGACCACGCCGAGCACGCCTCCGGTCCAGCGCCAGCTCCACGACCCCCCCGCGCGGGAGGACCTGCCCCACCGCTCCACCGAGACCACGGTCTCCACCGCTGCAGGAGCACTCGCGGCCACGGTGCTGCAACCCGAGACGAGCGGGGCGGTGCCGGGCGTGGTCCTGATCGCCGGCAGCGGTGCAGGCTCTCGCACGTCGCTGGCCCACGTCGCAACAGCCTTCGCCCGCCGCGGCATCGCGGTGCCGACCTACGACAAGGACCTGAGCGCCTACACGCCCTTCTCCCGCGACCACGCCGCGCTGGGTCGCGATGCCGCCGCCGCCGCAGTCGTCCTGCGGCAGCGGTCCGGCGTCGACCCGACACGCGTGGGCGTGTGGGGCATCAGTGAAGGCGGCTGGGTGGCCGCCGCAGACCCGGCGATCGCGTTCGCGGTGATGGTCTCCGCCCCGACCGTCACCCCCGGCCAGCAGCTGGAGCACACCATCGCCCGGTTCCTGCACGAGCACGGCCTGGGCGCCGTGCGCCGACCGCTCACGCTGCACCTGGCGCTGGGACGCCGTGTCGTCGACCACACCACCTGCACGCCGCCCCTGGCGCAGGTGCGGCAGCCGGTGCTGGCGATCTTCGGCGCCGAGGACGCGACCGTGCCGATCAACACCGCCGTGGCGATCCTGGCGCAGGAACTGTCGACGGCCCCCGCGATCGCCGTGCTGGCCGGAGTCGGGCACGACCTCACCACCAGCCCCGCAGCGGTCGAGCGTGCCGGCACCTGGATGCACCACCCCGACCAGGAACGCTCCTTCGACACCTCGGTCAGCCAGGGTGTGCCGGTGGTGGCCATGCCGGACCCCTCACCTGCCACTGCCGCGCTGCTGCACGGGGCGAACCTGCTGATGCTGGCCGGGCTCGGGCTCGCCGTGGTCACCGGGCTGGGTCGTGCTCTCGACCGCCTGACCGCGGCTCGCCTGGGTGCTGCTCGCCTCAGCACTGCTCCCCGCAATGCTTCTCAGGAGGCCACCTGA